The Desulfomicrobium escambiense DSM 10707 genome has a window encoding:
- a CDS encoding ABC transporter permease, which yields MPVLSAVRRQEPLGWGSCLVFLAALALAFTVSGTLLAVQGKPALQALWLLVESAFGSRYALEDCLIKAVPIFLCSLGVGLTFRLQVWNIGAEGQFALGAVGATWAALTFPSWPWYALLPFMLLCASAAGGLWGAIPAVLRLKLKANEIIVTLMLNYVGILILDFLVYGVWKDPASFGFPMTSEFVPAAVVARIGDTRLNWGLLLCLAVGVLMSVFLRSTRLGFELRACGENVRAARYARMPYAFLVVLVMVVSGALAGWAGFLEASATLGRLQPSIMSGYGYTAIVVAWLANLNPLVIAVASFLLAGVRVGMETLQLDLQVPAAFGGIMEGSILLAVLAGGFFSRYRLHLRRAA from the coding sequence ATGCCCGTCTTGTCCGCCGTTCGTCGACAGGAGCCCCTTGGCTGGGGCTCCTGTCTTGTTTTTCTGGCCGCCCTCGCCCTGGCCTTCACGGTCAGCGGGACGCTCCTGGCCGTGCAGGGCAAGCCGGCCCTGCAAGCCTTGTGGCTCCTGGTCGAGAGCGCCTTCGGTTCTCGCTACGCCCTTGAGGACTGCCTCATCAAGGCCGTGCCCATTTTTCTCTGCTCCCTGGGCGTGGGCCTGACCTTCCGCCTGCAGGTCTGGAACATCGGGGCCGAGGGCCAATTCGCCCTGGGCGCCGTGGGCGCGACCTGGGCGGCCCTGACTTTCCCGAGCTGGCCCTGGTACGCCCTGCTGCCCTTCATGCTGCTGTGCGCCTCGGCGGCGGGCGGCCTCTGGGGCGCCATTCCGGCCGTGCTGCGCCTGAAGCTCAAGGCCAACGAGATCATCGTCACCCTGATGCTCAACTACGTCGGCATCCTCATCCTCGACTTTCTCGTCTACGGCGTGTGGAAGGACCCGGCCAGCTTCGGCTTCCCCATGACCAGCGAGTTCGTCCCGGCGGCCGTGGTGGCGCGCATCGGCGACACGCGCCTGAACTGGGGCCTGCTCCTGTGCCTGGCCGTTGGCGTGCTCATGTCCGTGTTCCTGCGCTCCACCCGCCTGGGCTTCGAGCTGCGCGCCTGCGGCGAAAACGTGCGCGCCGCCCGCTACGCCCGCATGCCCTATGCCTTTCTAGTGGTGCTGGTCATGGTTGTCAGCGGGGCCCTGGCCGGCTGGGCCGGGTTCCTGGAAGCCTCGGCCACCCTGGGCAGGCTGCAGCCGAGCATCATGTCCGGCTACGGCTACACGGCCATCGTCGTGGCTTGGCTGGCCAACCTGAACCCCCTCGTCATCGCCGTGGCCTCCTTCCTCCTGGCGGGCGTGCGCGTCGGCATGGAGACCCTGCAGCTCGACCTGCAGGTGCCCGCGGCCTTCGGCGGCATCATGGAGGGCTCCATCCTCCTGGCCGTGCTGGCCGGCGGCTTCTTCTCCCGCTACCGCCTGCACCTGCGGAGGGCCGCATGA
- a CDS encoding Na+/H+ antiporter NhaA yields MRWVSMAGMLSALAFALAMIVSNTGLAPWYAGIRLPMLGVSYGDVTLGRPALVWINLALMSAVLFAVALECKRGVVEEELAGADRLRLPAFGALGGMLAAGAVHALLSGARDGLEPWWVASMGTDMALGLAVLSLLGDRVPGALKSLFATMAMFSLLGSSAMLVGVQGGLPSGPVLAVAGACVVVFAVMRFAAVNLVSPYLLTGAVLWTAAAGEGSLAVLAGPLTAFFVPGRGREANASPLVELEQDLLPTVCCVALPLLVFASAGFSPAEAAADPITPREALPAFLGMFPAKAAGIFGMCWVGTRLRLCALPAGVGWKEFGGVALLGGAGFTVNVFLGLALAGHDGPAVNEIRLAAMAASALSVSCGYAILRYALARRRNKVIQRA; encoded by the coding sequence ATGCGATGGGTGTCCATGGCCGGGATGCTTTCGGCCCTGGCCTTCGCGCTGGCGATGATTGTCTCGAACACGGGGCTTGCGCCCTGGTACGCCGGGATCAGGTTGCCGATGCTCGGCGTTTCCTATGGAGACGTGACCCTCGGGCGACCAGCGCTTGTCTGGATCAACCTGGCGCTCATGAGCGCGGTCCTCTTTGCGGTCGCTCTGGAGTGCAAGCGCGGCGTGGTCGAGGAGGAGCTGGCCGGTGCCGACCGTCTGCGGCTTCCCGCGTTCGGCGCATTGGGGGGGATGCTCGCCGCGGGGGCGGTCCATGCCCTTTTGTCCGGGGCTCGGGACGGCTTGGAGCCGTGGTGGGTCGCGTCCATGGGCACCGACATGGCTCTGGGGCTGGCCGTGCTCTCGCTGCTCGGGGACCGCGTGCCCGGAGCGTTGAAATCCCTTTTCGCGACCATGGCCATGTTCTCCCTGCTCGGGTCGTCGGCCATGTTGGTCGGGGTGCAGGGCGGGCTGCCCTCCGGGCCGGTGCTGGCCGTTGCCGGAGCCTGCGTTGTCGTTTTCGCGGTCATGCGCTTTGCGGCCGTCAACCTTGTCTCGCCGTATCTGCTGACGGGCGCCGTCCTGTGGACGGCGGCTGCGGGCGAAGGCTCCCTGGCCGTGCTGGCCGGCCCCCTGACGGCGTTTTTCGTTCCAGGACGGGGCCGGGAGGCGAACGCGTCCCCTCTCGTGGAGCTGGAACAGGATTTGCTCCCCACGGTGTGCTGCGTGGCGCTGCCGCTGCTGGTGTTCGCAAGCGCCGGTTTTTCGCCGGCCGAGGCGGCCGCGGATCCCATCACGCCGCGGGAGGCGCTGCCGGCCTTTCTGGGGATGTTCCCGGCCAAGGCGGCCGGGATCTTCGGGATGTGCTGGGTCGGGACAAGGCTGCGGCTGTGCGCCTTGCCGGCAGGGGTCGGCTGGAAGGAATTCGGCGGGGTGGCGCTGCTCGGCGGGGCCGGGTTCACGGTGAACGTTTTTCTCGGTCTCGCACTCGCCGGACACGACGGGCCGGCCGTGAACGAAATC
- a CDS encoding BMP family ABC transporter substrate-binding protein, producing the protein MRKCLSLFLLAFLALGATAFAEDTKVGFVYVSPVGDAGYSYAHDQGRLAVEAMDGVTTSFVESVAEGQDSERVIMNMARKGYDIIFTTSYGYMDPTLKVAKEFPKVKFLHCSGYKNAANMANYFGRIYQARYLTGMVAGAMTKSKVLGYVAAFPIPEVIRGINAFTLGAQSVNPDVQVRVVWTKTWYDPATEKEAAKSLLDVGCDVIAQHQDSPGPQEAAQERGVWSIGYNSNMSAFAPKSHLTSAVWNWGPFYKEMVQQIKDGTWKAQFYWYGLDHGVVDIAPFGPMVPEDVQKTVLAKKAEIASGAYKVFSGPIKDQSGAERVAAGAVMPDEELLGFNWFVQGVVGTLE; encoded by the coding sequence ATGCGCAAATGTTTGTCCCTGTTCCTGCTGGCGTTCCTGGCCCTGGGAGCGACCGCCTTCGCCGAGGACACCAAGGTCGGTTTCGTCTACGTGTCGCCGGTGGGAGACGCCGGATACTCCTACGCCCATGACCAGGGCCGCCTGGCCGTGGAGGCCATGGACGGCGTGACCACCTCCTTCGTGGAGTCCGTGGCCGAGGGCCAGGATTCCGAGCGCGTCATCATGAACATGGCCCGCAAAGGCTACGACATCATCTTCACCACCAGCTACGGGTACATGGACCCGACGCTGAAGGTGGCCAAGGAATTCCCCAAGGTCAAATTCCTGCACTGCTCCGGCTACAAGAACGCAGCGAACATGGCCAACTACTTCGGCCGCATCTACCAGGCCCGCTACCTGACTGGCATGGTCGCCGGCGCCATGACCAAGTCCAAGGTCCTGGGCTACGTGGCCGCTTTCCCCATCCCCGAAGTCATCCGCGGCATCAACGCCTTCACCTTGGGCGCCCAGTCCGTGAACCCCGACGTGCAGGTCCGCGTGGTCTGGACCAAGACCTGGTATGACCCGGCCACTGAGAAGGAAGCCGCCAAGTCCCTGCTGGACGTGGGCTGCGACGTCATCGCCCAGCATCAGGACTCCCCCGGCCCGCAGGAGGCCGCCCAGGAGCGCGGCGTATGGTCCATCGGCTACAACTCCAACATGTCCGCCTTCGCGCCCAAGTCCCACCTGACCTCCGCCGTCTGGAACTGGGGCCCCTTCTACAAAGAGATGGTCCAGCAGATCAAGGACGGCACCTGGAAGGCCCAGTTCTACTGGTACGGACTGGACCACGGCGTCGTCGACATCGCCCCCTTCGGCCCCATGGTCCCCGAAGACGTGCAGAAGACCGTCCTGGCCAAGAAGGCCGAGATCGCCTCGGGCGCCTACAAGGTCTTCAGCGGCCCCATCAAGGACCAGTCCGGCGCGGAGAGAGTCGCCGCCGGCGCCGTCATGCCCGACGAGGAACTGCTCGGTTTCAACTGGTTCGTTCAGGGCGTCGTCGGCACCCTGGAATAA
- a CDS encoding cation-transporting P-type ATPase: MESFLGKLWHHLPPGEAAELLQTDLEKGLDSFEVKRRAEHFGPNSLTATKGKSKLERFLLQFHQPLVYILIAAGIVTAVLGEVVDSAVIVGVVLVNAIVGYIQEAKAAGALEALARAMVTEAVVIRSGATRRVNAVELVPGDVVVLRSGDKVPADVRLTAIKDLRVDESALTGESVPVGKKEDILDRGTVLADRRNMAYASTLVTYGQATGVVVATGDNTEIGRISTMVSEADELATPLTRKISKFSHLLLWAILGLAGLTFVAGLLHGENPADVFMAAVALAVGAIPEGLPAAVTVILAMGVSRMAARGAIIRKLPAVETLGGASVICSDKTGTLTENQMTVTAIFAGRRTHAVHGTGYRPEGRIDGLDEDNEALASALLAGLLCNDTRIEYDGGAEKVIGDPTEAALLVSAAKAELEAHAEGRRLPRLDTLPFESEHQYMATLHDQGKGAPRLTFFKGSVESVLQRAARELQADGSLAPLDQDLIRAEVERLGMEGMRVLAMACKELPADTGTLTHDDVAADLIFIGLQAMIDPPRPEAVLAVDAFKRAGVKVKMITGDHAVTAAAIGVQLGLGISTCPGQPTCQVMTGSDMALLSDDELTRKAAETAVFARVAPDQKLRLVMALQGRGEIVAMTGDGVNDAPALKQADIGVAMGKGGTEAAKEAADMILTDDNFATIEAAVEEGRGVYDNLLKFIVWTLPTNVGEGLVILLAILLGVALPILPVQILWINMTTAGCLGLMLAFEPKEPGIMDRPPRDPAMPILDTELYIRILLVGAILLVTAFGLYEWELRTTGVQEQARTVAVNVFVMVEAFYLFNSRSFTRSPFELGFWTNPWVTAGFVIMVVLQLAFTYVPFMNTLFGSAPIGVLPWVKIIAASLAAYLIIEAEKKIRSRQAAA, translated from the coding sequence ATGGAATCCTTTCTCGGAAAACTCTGGCACCATCTCCCACCTGGGGAAGCCGCGGAACTGTTGCAGACGGACCTGGAAAAAGGCCTCGACTCCTTCGAGGTCAAACGCCGCGCCGAGCACTTCGGCCCCAACTCCCTGACCGCGACCAAGGGCAAGAGCAAGCTCGAACGCTTCCTGCTCCAGTTCCACCAACCCCTGGTCTACATCCTCATCGCGGCCGGCATCGTCACCGCCGTGCTGGGCGAGGTCGTCGACTCGGCGGTCATCGTCGGCGTGGTTCTGGTCAACGCCATCGTCGGCTACATCCAGGAAGCCAAGGCCGCAGGCGCCCTGGAGGCCCTGGCCCGGGCCATGGTCACCGAGGCCGTGGTCATCCGCTCCGGCGCGACGCGGCGCGTCAATGCCGTGGAGCTGGTTCCCGGCGACGTGGTCGTGCTGCGCTCCGGCGACAAGGTCCCGGCCGACGTGCGTCTCACGGCCATCAAGGACCTGCGCGTGGACGAATCGGCCCTGACGGGAGAATCCGTGCCAGTCGGCAAGAAAGAGGACATCCTGGACCGCGGCACGGTCCTGGCCGACCGCCGCAACATGGCCTACGCCTCGACCCTGGTCACCTACGGCCAGGCCACGGGCGTGGTCGTGGCCACGGGCGACAACACCGAGATCGGCCGCATCTCGACCATGGTTTCCGAGGCCGACGAACTGGCCACGCCCCTGACCCGCAAGATCTCAAAATTCAGCCACCTGCTCCTGTGGGCCATCCTCGGCCTGGCCGGCCTGACCTTCGTTGCCGGCCTGCTGCACGGCGAAAACCCGGCCGACGTGTTCATGGCCGCCGTGGCCCTGGCCGTGGGCGCCATCCCCGAAGGCCTGCCCGCCGCCGTGACCGTCATCCTGGCCATGGGTGTCTCGCGCATGGCCGCGCGCGGGGCCATCATCCGCAAGCTTCCGGCCGTGGAGACACTGGGCGGCGCCTCGGTCATCTGCTCGGACAAGACCGGCACCCTGACCGAAAACCAGATGACCGTGACCGCCATCTTCGCCGGCCGCCGCACCCACGCCGTGCACGGCACGGGCTACCGCCCCGAGGGCCGCATCGACGGGCTGGACGAGGACAACGAGGCCCTCGCCAGCGCGCTCCTGGCAGGTCTTTTGTGCAACGACACGCGCATCGAGTACGACGGCGGCGCGGAAAAGGTCATCGGCGACCCGACCGAGGCCGCCCTGCTGGTCTCCGCCGCCAAGGCCGAGTTGGAAGCCCACGCCGAGGGCCGGCGCCTGCCGCGGCTCGACACCCTGCCTTTCGAGTCCGAACACCAGTACATGGCCACCCTGCACGACCAGGGCAAGGGCGCGCCGCGCCTGACCTTCTTCAAGGGCTCGGTGGAATCCGTTCTGCAGCGCGCCGCCCGCGAGCTCCAGGCCGATGGCTCCCTGGCGCCCCTGGACCAGGACCTGATCCGGGCCGAGGTCGAACGCCTGGGCATGGAAGGCATGCGCGTCCTGGCCATGGCCTGCAAGGAACTGCCCGCGGACACGGGCACGCTGACCCATGACGACGTGGCCGCGGACCTCATCTTCATCGGCCTGCAGGCCATGATAGACCCGCCGCGCCCCGAGGCCGTCCTGGCCGTGGACGCCTTCAAGCGCGCAGGGGTCAAGGTCAAAATGATCACCGGCGACCACGCCGTCACGGCCGCGGCCATCGGCGTGCAGCTGGGCCTTGGCATCAGCACCTGCCCCGGCCAGCCCACCTGCCAGGTCATGACGGGCTCGGACATGGCCCTGCTGTCCGACGACGAACTGACCCGCAAGGCCGCCGAAACCGCGGTCTTCGCCCGCGTCGCCCCGGACCAGAAGCTTCGCCTGGTCATGGCCCTGCAGGGCCGCGGCGAGATCGTGGCCATGACCGGCGACGGCGTCAACGACGCACCGGCCCTCAAGCAGGCCGACATCGGCGTGGCCATGGGCAAGGGCGGCACCGAGGCGGCCAAGGAAGCGGCGGACATGATCCTGACCGACGACAACTTCGCCACCATCGAAGCCGCCGTGGAAGAAGGGCGCGGCGTGTACGACAACCTCCTCAAGTTCATCGTCTGGACCCTGCCGACCAACGTCGGCGAAGGTCTGGTCATCCTCCTGGCCATCCTCCTCGGCGTGGCCCTGCCCATCCTGCCGGTGCAGATCCTGTGGATCAACATGACCACGGCCGGGTGCCTGGGCCTCATGCTCGCCTTCGAGCCCAAGGAACCCGGCATCATGGACCGCCCGCCCCGCGACCCGGCCATGCCCATCCTCGACACGGAGCTCTACATCCGCATCCTCCTCGTGGGCGCCATCCTCCTCGTCACGGCCTTCGGCCTCTACGAGTGGGAGCTGCGGACCACCGGCGTGCAGGAACAGGCCCGCACCGTGGCCGTCAACGTCTTCGTCATGGTCGAGGCCTTCTACCTCTTCAACAGCCGCTCCTTCACCCGCTCGCCCTTCGAGCTGGGCTTCTGGACCAACCCCTGGGTCACCGCCGGCTTCGTGATCATGGTCGTCCTGCAGCTGGCCTTCACCTACGTGCCGTTCATGAACACCCTCTTCGGCAGCGCACCCATCGGCGTGCTGCCGTGGGTCAAGATCATCGCCGCCTCCCTGGCCGCCTACCTGATCATCGAGGCCGAAAAGAAGATCCGCAGCCGACAGGCCGCGGCCTGA
- the trmFO gene encoding methylenetetrahydrofolate--tRNA-(uracil(54)-C(5))-methyltransferase (FADH(2)-oxidizing) TrmFO, which translates to MKTYGIIGAGLAGCEAAWQLAQAGHDVVLYEMKPKRFSPAHHSEDLAELVCSNSFRSAEPETGIGLLKLEMSERGSLVMDVAKGTEVPAGKALAVDRERFAREMTRRVLEHPRITLVRREIESLDEFDAQGHDAIIVAAGPLASDALSADLARIVGRDSLAFYDAIAPIVLTESVNMDTAFWASRYAPEDKDYLNCPMTEEQYLNFVRALIDGEKVAPREFEKEMHFEGCLPIEVMAERGEMTLAFGPLKPVGLTDPRTGRQPFAVVQLRAENLEKTAMNMVGFQTKLKYGEQKRIFAMIPGLEHAEFLRLGSIHRNTYVLAPEALTPTLELKNRPRTYLAGQISGVEGYLESAATGLWLGLHLAGKMDLPPQETALGALLSHLRTPAKHFQPANVHFGLMPALNRKAPKKKRKELYAQRAREVWKAWMEKGGAKG; encoded by the coding sequence GTGAAAACCTACGGAATCATAGGCGCCGGTCTGGCCGGCTGCGAGGCCGCCTGGCAGCTGGCCCAGGCCGGGCACGACGTCGTGCTCTACGAGATGAAGCCTAAGCGCTTCTCCCCGGCCCACCACAGCGAGGACCTGGCGGAACTGGTCTGCTCCAACTCCTTCCGCTCGGCCGAGCCCGAAACGGGCATCGGTCTTTTGAAGCTCGAAATGTCCGAGCGGGGCAGCCTGGTCATGGACGTGGCCAAGGGCACGGAAGTGCCCGCCGGCAAGGCCCTGGCCGTGGACCGCGAACGCTTTGCCCGCGAAATGACCCGGCGCGTCCTGGAACACCCGCGCATCACCTTGGTGCGCCGCGAAATCGAAAGCCTGGACGAATTCGACGCCCAGGGGCACGACGCCATCATCGTTGCCGCCGGCCCCCTGGCCTCCGACGCCCTGTCCGCCGACCTGGCCCGCATCGTCGGCCGCGATTCCCTGGCCTTCTACGACGCCATCGCGCCCATCGTGCTGACCGAGTCCGTGAACATGGACACGGCCTTCTGGGCCTCGCGCTACGCCCCAGAAGACAAGGACTACCTCAACTGCCCCATGACCGAAGAGCAGTATCTGAACTTCGTACGCGCCCTGATCGACGGCGAGAAGGTCGCCCCCCGGGAGTTCGAGAAGGAGATGCACTTCGAGGGCTGCCTGCCCATCGAGGTCATGGCCGAACGCGGCGAGATGACCCTGGCCTTCGGACCCCTCAAGCCAGTGGGGCTCACGGACCCGCGCACCGGTCGCCAGCCCTTCGCCGTGGTCCAGCTGCGCGCCGAGAACCTGGAAAAGACGGCCATGAACATGGTCGGGTTCCAGACCAAGCTCAAATACGGCGAGCAGAAACGCATCTTCGCCATGATCCCCGGCCTCGAACACGCCGAATTCCTGCGCCTGGGCAGCATCCACCGCAACACCTACGTCCTGGCGCCCGAAGCCCTGACCCCGACCCTCGAACTCAAAAACCGCCCCCGCACCTACCTCGCCGGACAAATCAGCGGCGTGGAAGGCTACCTCGAATCCGCGGCCACCGGCCTCTGGCTGGGCCTCCACCTGGCCGGCAAGATGGACCTGCCCCCGCAGGAAACCGCCCTGGGCGCCCTCCTCTCGCACCTGCGCACCCCGGCCAAACACTTCCAGCCCGCCAACGTCCACTTCGGCCTCATGCCCGCCCTGAACAGGAAGGCGCCCAAGAAAAAGCGCAAGGAACTCTACGCCCAGCGGGCGCGGGAGGTTTGGAAAGCATGGATGGAGAAGGGAGGCGCGAAGGGCTGA
- the rdgC gene encoding recombination-associated protein RdgC yields the protein MGFMSASVGLTRYRIVEEDIPSTLWHEIEDRLKRNAFRDIDGSAEERSFGWVSFDNMLDPDFALCPPEKGPYLAFTLRLDTRRIPPAVMKKHLLVAMNEAMQAMREQGKKFVTKEQKAEIRDQVELRLRARTLPIPACFDVIWDTDKQIVSIASTQSKLTELFEELFTHTFGLTLEPLTPYFLALQLIGKDRQAELDEFEPTVFAQGGA from the coding sequence TTGGGATTCATGTCAGCCAGCGTCGGCCTCACCCGCTACCGCATCGTCGAGGAGGACATCCCCTCGACCCTGTGGCACGAGATCGAGGACCGGCTCAAACGCAACGCCTTTCGCGACATCGACGGCAGCGCCGAGGAGCGCAGCTTCGGCTGGGTCTCCTTCGACAACATGCTCGACCCCGATTTCGCCCTCTGCCCCCCGGAAAAAGGCCCCTACCTGGCCTTCACCCTGCGCCTGGACACCCGGCGCATCCCGCCGGCGGTCATGAAGAAGCACCTCCTCGTGGCCATGAACGAGGCCATGCAGGCCATGCGCGAGCAGGGCAAGAAGTTCGTGACCAAGGAGCAGAAGGCCGAGATCCGCGACCAGGTCGAACTGCGCCTGCGGGCCAGGACCCTGCCCATCCCGGCCTGCTTCGACGTCATCTGGGACACGGACAAGCAGATCGTGTCCATCGCCTCGACGCAGTCCAAGCTGACGGAGCTCTTCGAGGAGCTCTTCACCCACACCTTCGGCCTGACGCTCGAACCCCTGACCCCGTATTTTCTCGCCCTGCAGCTCATCGGCAAGGACCGCCAGGCAGAACTGGACGAGTTCGAACCCACCGTTTTCGCCCAGGGAGGTGCATGA
- a CDS encoding DUF3536 domain-containing protein, whose translation MPNALCIHGHFYQPPRLDPWLETVLPEGSAAPEHDWNARITRECYAPLAWARRLDGRGRIHELVNCYAWMSFNFGPTLLRWMELQAPQTYARILEGDRLSLARLGYGNALAQVYHHAIMPLATDLDKDLEVAWAVQDFRTRFGRDPEGMWLAETAVDLPTLSALARAGIRFTILAPRQAKAVCAEGGEFRAVTEDSLDTTRPYLVRLPEGKSISVYFYDGAVSRAVAFERLLASGENFWTRLTGSLPGGLRHIATDGESYGHHFMFGEMALAYVIEQARQGRDGVAMTNYATHLAAHPATDEALIHENTSWSCVHGVERWKTHCGCSDGGHPDWMQDWRRPLRRSLNYLKYYVDEHYARRGAAFFGDAASALREYGMVLAGAESLDAFLDRHCTSGLAVSERIDACRLLLMQRLSLAAFASCAWFFDEVTRIEPLNALTSARRALDLLTATGGPDVEAGFVRVLSEAQSNIREDWDGEAIWKTLVTPRRPSLAELSEYAVNFPDSSGRMKAQWPGLRLEVEDSAAGRRAKGFWTRTQEEEAVLLPAGPAHRSRFRTEVSCRLSQEMERGLLAESSRLAEILDPLLAGFDEGQKVPQERLAMLAPGLVWNWLFGGRAYPADVLAFLNVWLSANKDMRNLLEGLAEERGTDMARDLTANSHALTELIARTRRLGMSIYWWEVQNLVMAEPKRCVHEELCLLLNLSLPEA comes from the coding sequence ATGCCCAACGCCCTGTGCATCCATGGTCATTTCTACCAGCCGCCCCGTCTCGACCCCTGGCTCGAGACCGTCCTGCCCGAAGGCAGCGCCGCGCCGGAGCACGACTGGAACGCGCGCATCACCAGGGAGTGTTACGCCCCTCTGGCTTGGGCTCGCAGACTGGACGGCCGGGGCCGCATCCACGAACTGGTGAACTGCTACGCCTGGATGAGCTTCAATTTTGGCCCGACCCTACTGCGCTGGATGGAACTGCAGGCGCCGCAGACCTATGCGCGCATCCTGGAAGGGGACCGGCTGAGTCTCGCGCGTCTGGGTTACGGCAACGCCCTGGCCCAAGTGTACCACCACGCCATCATGCCCCTGGCCACGGATTTGGACAAGGACCTTGAGGTGGCCTGGGCCGTCCAGGATTTCCGGACTCGCTTCGGCCGAGACCCGGAGGGCATGTGGCTGGCCGAGACGGCCGTGGACCTGCCGACCCTTTCGGCCCTGGCCAGGGCCGGCATCCGCTTCACCATCCTCGCCCCGCGCCAGGCCAAGGCCGTATGCGCCGAAGGCGGGGAGTTCAGGGCGGTGACCGAGGACAGCCTCGACACCACGCGGCCCTATCTGGTCAGGCTCCCGGAAGGCAAGAGCATAAGCGTGTATTTCTACGACGGGGCCGTATCGCGGGCCGTGGCTTTCGAGCGCCTGCTGGCCAGCGGCGAGAATTTCTGGACCCGCCTCACGGGTTCCCTGCCGGGGGGCCTGCGGCACATCGCCACGGACGGGGAATCCTACGGGCACCACTTCATGTTCGGGGAGATGGCTCTGGCCTATGTCATCGAGCAGGCCCGCCAGGGCCGGGACGGTGTGGCCATGACCAATTACGCCACCCACCTCGCGGCCCATCCTGCCACGGACGAGGCCCTGATCCACGAGAACACGTCCTGGAGCTGCGTGCACGGGGTGGAGCGCTGGAAGACCCACTGCGGCTGCTCCGACGGCGGCCACCCGGACTGGATGCAGGACTGGCGGCGCCCCCTGCGCCGAAGCCTCAACTACCTCAAGTATTATGTGGACGAGCACTATGCAAGGCGCGGGGCCGCGTTCTTCGGGGACGCAGCCTCGGCGCTGCGGGAGTACGGGATGGTCCTGGCGGGGGCCGAGTCCCTTGACGCTTTTCTGGACCGGCACTGCACGTCGGGCCTCGCCGTCTCCGAGCGCATCGACGCGTGCCGGCTGCTGCTCATGCAGCGGCTGTCCCTGGCCGCTTTCGCCAGCTGCGCCTGGTTTTTCGACGAGGTCACCCGCATCGAGCCCCTGAACGCCCTGACCTCGGCCCGGCGGGCCCTGGACCTGCTTACGGCCACGGGCGGGCCCGATGTGGAGGCCGGATTCGTGCGCGTCCTGTCCGAGGCCCAATCCAATATCCGGGAAGACTGGGACGGCGAGGCCATCTGGAAGACGCTGGTCACGCCCAGGCGTCCGTCCCTGGCGGAGCTTTCTGAATATGCCGTGAATTTCCCGGACTCGTCCGGGCGGATGAAGGCGCAGTGGCCCGGCCTGCGTCTGGAGGTCGAGGACAGCGCCGCCGGCAGAAGGGCCAAAGGCTTCTGGACGCGGACCCAGGAGGAGGAAGCGGTGCTCCTGCCTGCAGGGCCCGCTCATCGCTCGCGTTTCAGAACCGAGGTTTCCTGCCGTCTTTCGCAGGAGATGGAGCGCGGCCTGCTGGCCGAGTCGAGCCGGTTGGCCGAAATTTTGGACCCGCTCCTGGCCGGTTTCGACGAGGGGCAGAAGGTTCCGCAGGAACGCCTGGCCATGCTGGCCCCCGGGCTGGTTTGGAACTGGCTCTTCGGGGGCCGCGCGTATCCCGCCGACGTGCTGGCTTTCCTGAACGTCTGGCTGTCGGCCAACAAGGACATGCGCAACCTCTTGGAGGGGCTGGCCGAGGAGCGCGGCACGGACATGGCCCGCGACCTTACGGCCAATTCCCATGCGCTGACGGAGCTCATCGCCCGCACGCGCCGTCTGGGCATGTCCATCTACTGGTGGGAGGTCCAGAACTTGGTCATGGCCGAGCCCAAGCGCTGCGTGCACGAGGAACTCTGCCTGCTCCTGAACCTGTCCCTGCCCGAGGCCTGA
- a CDS encoding PilZ domain-containing protein, with translation MSKDTMISFRTTEEFSKSLKRLAKKNKTTLSGFIDAVLQDFLQSQAGQDILMQDRRRFPRQHKTIPAIISGTNGARKHFHASKITNLSLGGINLVVPKNEHNGALEEESLDAFDVVFALPQEDRPITIQCQGKRIFQTQDSYQVGASFDDADLDSYQALQSYLY, from the coding sequence ATGTCCAAAGACACCATGATAAGTTTCCGGACCACGGAAGAGTTCAGCAAGTCGCTGAAACGGCTTGCCAAGAAGAACAAGACGACCCTTTCCGGCTTTATCGATGCCGTGCTGCAGGATTTTCTCCAATCCCAGGCCGGTCAGGATATTCTCATGCAGGACCGCCGGAGGTTCCCGCGCCAGCACAAGACCATCCCGGCCATCATCAGCGGCACGAACGGCGCCCGCAAGCATTTCCACGCCAGCAAGATCACCAATCTCTCCCTAGGGGGGATCAATCTCGTGGTGCCCAAGAACGAGCACAACGGCGCCCTGGAAGAGGAGAGCCTGGACGCGTTCGACGTGGTCTTCGCCCTGCCCCAGGAGGACCGGCCCATCACCATCCAATGCCAGGGCAAGCGAATCTTCCAGACCCAGGACAGCTACCAGGTCGGCGCCAGCTTCGACGACGCGGACCTCGACAGCTATCAGGCCCTGCAGAGCTACCTGTACTGA